The Exiguobacterium acetylicum genome includes a window with the following:
- a CDS encoding carbamoyl phosphate synthase small subunit has translation MKQSGKLTLANGTTFTGSWQGTAPVKGEVVFFTGMTGYQEVLTDPSYQGQILVFTYPLIGQYGIQVEASESKQIQVAGVVVQTLAEDGEGTSLASWLSEANVPILSEVDTRSLVHLLRTEGDQFGDMIQEDMTSFETIDTAYIASVSTTSDIEYVPEVEQGHVVCIDYGVKQSMIDALLERHMRVTVVPYDTTPERIQALAPDGLLFSNGPGNPTQLDPFLSGIRELATSYPTLGICMGHQVLAHAFGCTLLKQHHGHRGANHPVRHLASGQVFMTSQNHGYAVDAKSITTSEMELAYEHINDGSVEGLNHPTLPIMTVQFHPEASPGPTEAMVVFDQFVNTVLHQEVAYVG, from the coding sequence ATGAAACAATCCGGAAAACTAACGCTTGCGAACGGAACGACATTTACCGGTTCGTGGCAAGGAACAGCACCCGTCAAAGGAGAAGTCGTCTTTTTCACAGGGATGACAGGGTATCAGGAAGTCTTGACGGATCCGTCCTATCAGGGACAGATTCTCGTCTTCACATATCCGTTGATCGGACAGTACGGCATACAAGTAGAGGCTTCAGAAAGCAAGCAGATTCAAGTCGCTGGAGTCGTCGTCCAAACCTTAGCAGAGGACGGGGAAGGGACATCGCTTGCGAGTTGGTTAAGCGAAGCGAACGTTCCCATCCTGTCGGAAGTGGATACACGTTCCCTTGTGCATCTGTTACGGACGGAAGGTGATCAATTCGGTGACATGATACAAGAAGACATGACATCCTTTGAGACTATAGACACAGCGTACATCGCCTCAGTCTCAACGACGTCAGATATCGAATACGTACCGGAAGTGGAACAAGGACATGTCGTCTGTATCGATTATGGTGTGAAGCAATCGATGATCGACGCATTGCTTGAACGTCATATGCGGGTAACAGTCGTACCGTATGATACGACACCAGAACGGATTCAAGCGCTGGCGCCGGATGGTCTTCTGTTTTCCAACGGACCCGGTAATCCGACACAACTCGATCCATTTCTTTCAGGAATCCGTGAACTAGCGACGAGCTATCCGACGCTCGGAATTTGTATGGGGCATCAAGTCCTCGCTCATGCGTTCGGCTGTACCTTATTAAAACAACATCATGGGCATCGTGGGGCGAATCATCCCGTTCGTCACTTAGCGTCTGGACAAGTGTTCATGACGTCTCAGAATCATGGGTATGCCGTTGATGCCAAAAGTATTACAACATCCGAAATGGAACTTGCGTACGAACATATCAATGATGGATCCGTCGAAGGATTGAATCATCCTACTTTACCGATCATGACAGTCCAGTTTCATCCAGAAGCGAGTCCGGGACCGACAGAGGCGATGGTCGTCTTCGATCAATTCGTAAATACCGTATTACATCAGGAGGTAGCATATGTGGGATAA
- the carB gene encoding carbamoyl-phosphate synthase (glutamine-hydrolyzing) large subunit, whose translation MWDKQKVLVIGSGPIVIGQAAEFDYSGTQACQALREAGCEVILMNSNPATIMTDPSTADHVYIEAMTLEKATAIIEQDRPSHLLATVGGQTALNLAMSLEEAGVLEQYGVELLGTSLETIRDGEDRERFKQKMIELAQPLPESQTIESLAELEDFMAVHGVPLVIRPAFTLGGTGGGIALTKDEARLLAQNGLQASPISQCLVEVSIAGYKEVEYEVMRDSADTTIIVCNMENIDPVGVHTGDSVVFAPIQSISDRMNQQLRTEARKIVSHLGVIGGCNIQFAIHPTEERYFVIEVNPRVSRSSALASKATGYPIAKLATRLALGERLDDCINPVTKETMASFEPTMDYITAKVPCFPFDLFVGSNRTLGTQMKATGESMAMGKTLEEALQKAWRGAGIEQAPLYPAWMKTADTDALWEEVMAPTDRRLLAMLALLDREETTVEELVEQTKIQALFVKVLKRLVDQQLKIKTTDISSIKIAKMMGFTDEQIAFLTGVSAVDIEHLRKEQGITPVYHMIDTCAGEFNSATPYFYGNWSGQTEVMASTKKKVAVIGAGPIRIGQGIEFDYCSVHAVRALQTSGYETIMINNNPETVSTDFEVADRLYVEPLTLEDVIHVLEAEDCQDVLVQFGGQTGIALAAGLEQAGYHLLGTTADVIDQMEDRERFYQFLDDIGVERIPGQEVSTHEQIIEVATTIGYPVMIRPSYVIGGKGMHIIRNQQQLEEIVPELSFPVLVDAYLQGKEIEVDCITDGTTTYIPILMEQLERAGVHSGDSTMILPPVSLSATVQDEVARIAQMIGQQMAYKGAFNIQFVLHQEQVYVLEINPRASRTLPIVAKVTGQPILQWAVQAAAGQAIELPKGQTKLNFHAVKTPVFSTLKLQGVDPKTGPVMRSTGETLQWTTDGLALERFIFDETTKRHLTTRDMIVAGADTKAFGAGVPLDETIDWASCAIFYSHVTEEKASRAAALAAGVQVLTEPELAHYHLQATEQTPYAVKPLHTWTQPIKEEVK comes from the coding sequence ATGTGGGATAAACAGAAAGTACTCGTCATCGGTTCAGGTCCGATCGTCATCGGGCAAGCAGCAGAATTTGATTATTCCGGCACACAAGCCTGTCAGGCGCTTCGAGAAGCGGGATGCGAGGTCATCTTAATGAATTCGAATCCGGCTACTATCATGACGGATCCGAGCACGGCAGATCATGTCTACATTGAGGCGATGACTCTTGAAAAAGCGACGGCTATCATCGAACAAGATCGACCATCACACCTTCTAGCGACGGTAGGTGGACAAACGGCACTCAATCTTGCGATGTCACTCGAAGAAGCAGGCGTACTAGAACAATATGGTGTCGAACTTCTCGGAACGTCACTTGAGACGATCCGAGACGGGGAAGATCGCGAACGGTTCAAGCAAAAAATGATTGAACTGGCGCAACCGCTTCCGGAAAGCCAAACAATCGAGTCGCTAGCGGAACTCGAGGATTTCATGGCAGTACATGGTGTACCACTCGTCATCCGACCCGCCTTTACGCTCGGAGGAACGGGCGGTGGCATTGCCTTAACGAAAGATGAAGCCCGTCTGTTAGCACAGAACGGTCTACAAGCGAGTCCGATTTCACAGTGTCTCGTTGAAGTAAGTATCGCGGGTTATAAAGAAGTTGAGTACGAAGTCATGCGTGACAGCGCAGATACGACAATCATCGTCTGTAACATGGAAAACATTGACCCTGTTGGCGTCCATACCGGAGACTCGGTCGTTTTTGCTCCGATTCAATCGATTTCGGATCGGATGAATCAACAATTGCGGACGGAAGCGCGTAAAATCGTGTCGCATCTCGGTGTGATCGGTGGATGTAACATCCAATTTGCGATCCACCCGACGGAAGAACGTTATTTCGTCATTGAAGTCAATCCGCGTGTCAGTCGTTCTTCCGCACTTGCTTCAAAAGCGACCGGCTATCCGATTGCAAAATTAGCGACGCGTCTTGCGCTTGGCGAACGACTCGATGATTGCATCAATCCTGTCACGAAGGAGACGATGGCAAGCTTTGAGCCGACGATGGATTACATCACGGCAAAAGTACCATGCTTCCCATTCGATCTATTTGTTGGTAGCAACCGGACGCTTGGAACACAAATGAAGGCGACCGGTGAAAGCATGGCGATGGGGAAAACGTTAGAGGAAGCATTACAAAAAGCCTGGCGTGGTGCAGGAATCGAACAAGCTCCTCTTTATCCAGCATGGATGAAAACAGCTGATACCGATGCGTTATGGGAAGAAGTGATGGCACCGACGGATCGTCGTTTACTTGCGATGCTCGCGCTACTGGATCGTGAGGAGACGACCGTCGAAGAACTTGTCGAACAGACAAAGATACAAGCCTTATTCGTCAAAGTGCTCAAACGACTCGTCGATCAACAATTAAAAATCAAAACGACAGACATCTCTTCTATCAAAATTGCGAAGATGATGGGCTTCACGGACGAGCAGATTGCATTTTTGACGGGCGTCAGTGCTGTAGACATCGAGCACTTACGGAAAGAGCAAGGCATCACTCCTGTCTATCACATGATTGATACGTGCGCGGGAGAGTTCAATAGCGCAACCCCTTATTTCTACGGAAACTGGAGCGGACAGACGGAAGTCATGGCATCGACGAAAAAGAAAGTCGCCGTCATCGGAGCTGGACCGATTCGAATCGGTCAAGGCATCGAATTTGATTATTGTTCTGTTCACGCCGTGCGTGCGCTACAAACATCCGGTTATGAAACGATCATGATCAACAATAATCCGGAGACGGTCTCAACTGACTTTGAAGTTGCGGATCGCCTGTATGTCGAACCGTTGACACTAGAAGACGTCATTCATGTGCTAGAAGCAGAAGATTGCCAGGACGTGTTAGTTCAGTTCGGAGGACAAACGGGGATTGCTCTTGCGGCTGGTCTTGAGCAAGCAGGTTATCACCTTCTTGGAACGACGGCAGATGTCATTGATCAAATGGAAGACCGTGAGCGGTTCTATCAATTTTTAGACGACATCGGCGTCGAGAGAATTCCGGGGCAAGAAGTCTCGACACACGAGCAAATAATAGAAGTTGCAACAACGATTGGCTATCCGGTCATGATTCGTCCTTCTTATGTCATCGGTGGAAAAGGAATGCATATCATCCGCAATCAGCAACAGTTAGAGGAAATCGTACCGGAATTGTCATTCCCTGTTCTCGTGGATGCTTATCTTCAAGGAAAAGAAATCGAAGTCGACTGCATCACGGATGGAACAACGACGTATATCCCGATTTTGATGGAACAATTGGAACGGGCAGGGGTTCACTCTGGAGACTCGACGATGATTCTACCACCCGTATCGCTCAGCGCTACTGTTCAAGACGAAGTAGCACGGATTGCGCAGATGATTGGTCAACAGATGGCGTACAAAGGAGCGTTCAATATTCAATTCGTCCTGCATCAAGAACAGGTCTACGTTCTTGAAATCAATCCACGTGCCTCTCGAACATTGCCAATCGTCGCAAAAGTAACGGGTCAACCGATTTTGCAATGGGCAGTCCAAGCGGCAGCCGGACAAGCGATCGAACTACCGAAGGGACAGACGAAACTTAATTTCCATGCCGTCAAGACACCCGTTTTTTCAACACTGAAACTACAAGGAGTCGATCCTAAAACAGGTCCCGTCATGCGTTCGACAGGCGAAACACTTCAATGGACGACAGATGGACTCGCACTAGAGCGTTTTATTTTCGACGAGACGACAAAGCGTCATTTGACGACAAGAGATATGATCGTTGCGGGAGCGGATACAAAGGCATTCGGAGCAGGGGTGCCGTTAGACGAAACGATTGATTGGGCAAGTTGTGCCATCTTCTATTCACACGTAACAGAAGAAAAAGCGAGTCGTGCAGCGGCGCTGGCTGCTGGGGTACAAGTCTTAACAGAGCCGGAATTAGCGCACTATCACTTACAAGCGACGGAACAGACACCTTATGCTGTGAAGCCACTTCATACATGGACACAACCAATCAAGGAGGAAGTGAAATGA
- the argF gene encoding ornithine carbamoyltransferase yields MKTMQQLQHFLTIAELTPEALTDLLVLAKDIKQHPSKYEEVLKNKKVALLFEKASTRTRLSFEVGVVELGGHPIVLSGADMQIGRGEPLSDTIQVMSRYVDALMIRTFGHDIVETLAAHGTIPIINGLTDLHHPCQVLADLLTIEETFGTRAGKILTYIGDGNNMAHSLMIGGALSGMEIRICTPAAYAPDPQVVHEAQVIAKETGGNIIVMTDPKEAASGADVLYTDVFASMGQEEEATMRLQAFEGYQVNAQIMDQASDEAIFLHCLPAHRGEEVTADVIDGKQSVIFDQAENRLHAQKALLVTLLG; encoded by the coding sequence ATGAAGACGATGCAACAACTGCAACATTTTTTGACGATAGCGGAACTGACACCGGAAGCACTTACTGATTTATTGGTCCTTGCGAAAGACATCAAGCAACACCCGAGTAAGTATGAAGAGGTGTTGAAAAATAAAAAAGTAGCACTCTTGTTTGAAAAGGCATCGACACGGACACGTCTATCGTTTGAGGTAGGGGTCGTCGAACTAGGAGGACATCCAATCGTCCTAAGTGGAGCGGATATGCAAATCGGACGGGGCGAGCCGCTCTCGGATACGATTCAAGTCATGAGCCGTTACGTTGATGCACTAATGATCCGGACGTTCGGTCATGATATCGTTGAGACGCTTGCCGCGCATGGCACGATTCCAATCATTAATGGACTGACCGATTTGCACCATCCGTGCCAAGTGCTCGCTGATTTGCTAACGATTGAAGAGACGTTTGGAACACGGGCTGGAAAGATTTTGACGTATATCGGAGATGGAAATAACATGGCGCATTCGTTGATGATTGGTGGAGCGCTTAGTGGCATGGAAATTCGAATCTGTACACCGGCTGCCTATGCTCCCGATCCACAAGTCGTTCATGAGGCACAAGTCATCGCCAAGGAAACAGGTGGGAACATCATCGTCATGACGGATCCTAAGGAAGCAGCGAGTGGGGCAGACGTCCTATATACGGATGTCTTCGCGAGTATGGGACAAGAGGAAGAAGCGACGATGCGTTTGCAAGCATTTGAAGGATATCAGGTCAACGCGCAAATCATGGATCAAGCAAGTGATGAAGCTATTTTCCTGCATTGTCTACCGGCACATCGGGGAGAAGAAGTCACGGCAGACGTCATCGATGGTAAGCAATCCGTCATCTTTGATCAAGCCGAGAATCGTCTTCATGCGCAAAAAGCATTACTCGTTACATTACTAGGATAA
- a CDS encoding MBL fold metallo-hydrolase has product MIQMKMPGVTIYQSTLMKTTSTLIETPDCLIVVDPGWLPDEIATIRRDVEIVRRDRPLYVVYTHAHFDHILGAYAFTDAIVIASKPFIDVNQQEALQAVQDFNDEFYIDSPVLFPDVTHVIHESETTLTIGQTKLIFFLTPGHEATHLSFIVMPLHLLVCGDYASDIEIPLIEHDSAEYLTTLELLESFIYEYEVKLLIPGHGHICDVRTEMIERLHQSYDYILALRAGKESDWSPSWQTTPFMKRLHEKNKRQVKKEQEERLARRHYD; this is encoded by the coding sequence ATGATTCAGATGAAAATGCCAGGTGTGACGATTTATCAAAGTACACTCATGAAAACGACATCAACATTGATCGAGACGCCGGATTGTCTAATTGTCGTTGATCCGGGTTGGCTACCGGATGAGATCGCGACGATTCGTCGTGACGTTGAGATCGTGCGTCGTGATCGACCATTATACGTCGTCTATACACATGCTCATTTTGATCATATCCTTGGTGCTTATGCCTTTACGGATGCCATCGTCATCGCTTCTAAACCATTTATCGATGTCAATCAACAGGAGGCACTCCAAGCCGTTCAAGACTTCAACGATGAATTTTACATCGACTCCCCCGTTCTATTTCCGGACGTGACGCATGTCATCCATGAATCGGAGACGACGCTAACAATCGGTCAAACAAAACTGATTTTCTTCTTGACGCCCGGTCATGAAGCGACGCATCTTTCCTTCATCGTCATGCCTCTCCACTTGCTCGTCTGTGGTGACTATGCTTCTGATATCGAAATCCCGTTGATCGAACATGATTCCGCTGAATATTTGACGACACTCGAATTACTCGAGTCATTCATCTATGAGTATGAGGTTAAACTTCTCATTCCAGGACATGGTCACATTTGCGATGTCCGAACGGAGATGATTGAACGACTCCATCAAAGTTATGATTACATCCTTGCACTTCGTGCCGGAAAAGAATCGGACTGGTCTCCGTCTTGGCAAACGACCCCATTCATGAAGCGTCTGCACGAAAAAAATAAGCGTCAAGTCAAGAAAGAACAAGAAGAACGGTTAGCACGACGTCATTATGACTAA
- a CDS encoding imm11 family protein gives MNEVRVWSEQAMGKGWKAVCHHQFDRHRLLIGEWFHNVGVLAFSINQDADLLPDVLPNTFDLPLVSERMQRVIEAYAPFSVQCLKVHLETKDGVVPYYLLNLLSVSRIEYLHTTDVFRPIPRRRVYFLTERRINDSICPHHLMRDERTQRMFVSAQLARQFERMAVTGIHFEKIQRMEEFK, from the coding sequence GTGAATGAAGTTCGAGTTTGGAGCGAACAGGCGATGGGAAAAGGATGGAAGGCGGTCTGCCACCATCAATTCGATCGTCATCGCTTATTGATAGGAGAGTGGTTCCATAACGTAGGTGTACTTGCTTTTTCCATCAATCAAGATGCGGATTTGTTACCGGATGTCCTTCCAAACACATTCGATCTGCCGCTCGTCTCGGAACGTATGCAACGTGTCATTGAAGCATACGCGCCTTTTTCTGTACAATGTCTCAAGGTACATCTTGAGACGAAGGACGGAGTGGTTCCGTACTATCTTCTCAATCTCTTATCTGTCAGTCGAATCGAATATCTACATACGACGGATGTCTTCCGTCCGATCCCGAGACGACGTGTCTATTTTTTGACAGAGCGACGGATCAACGATTCGATATGTCCGCACCACCTGATGCGAGATGAACGCACACAGCGCATGTTCGTCTCCGCTCAGCTCGCTCGACAATTCGAGCGTATGGCTGTGACGGGTATCCACTTTGAAAAGATACAACGAATGGAGGAATTTAAATGA
- a CDS encoding alpha/beta fold hydrolase, whose amino-acid sequence MTIDHSHWIASDGYTTTLHSLEAHEPKGVVIVFHGMMEHGARYEEFAEFLYAHHYHTIIADLRCFGARAAQLGTLGHLEPKQGFKQLMQDAEELVYDIKERYPELPVFIFGHSFGSLIARRIGQTLGHTVAGVIASGPPTSTGLLGNISEKLVERQINQLSATHPAERFGKLVFGRYNLRFFPALSKNAWLSSDPQSVMRYDADPLSGQTVTLGFFHELLHATKLVNALASIYQHPRHLPLLLLAGGDDAVAFDGKGIHHLFDMYNRVRVDAVQLTIYRGLRHELFHEFERIRVFADIASWLNKQVNPATARSSSHSS is encoded by the coding sequence ATGACGATTGATCATTCACATTGGATAGCTTCAGACGGCTATACTACGACATTGCATAGTCTAGAAGCCCATGAACCGAAAGGCGTCGTGATCGTCTTTCATGGCATGATGGAACACGGGGCACGCTATGAGGAATTCGCCGAATTCCTTTATGCTCATCATTACCACACAATCATCGCAGATCTGCGTTGCTTCGGCGCTCGAGCAGCACAGCTCGGAACACTTGGACACCTTGAGCCGAAACAAGGCTTTAAACAATTGATGCAGGACGCTGAAGAGCTCGTTTATGACATCAAAGAACGTTACCCTGAATTACCTGTATTCATTTTCGGTCATAGTTTTGGTTCGTTGATCGCTCGCCGGATTGGTCAAACACTCGGTCATACGGTAGCCGGAGTCATCGCGAGTGGTCCTCCGACCAGTACTGGATTACTCGGTAATATCAGTGAAAAACTCGTCGAGCGTCAAATCAATCAGCTATCAGCGACACATCCTGCGGAGCGGTTTGGAAAACTCGTTTTCGGGCGCTATAACCTGCGCTTCTTCCCGGCACTTTCTAAAAATGCCTGGTTGTCTTCGGATCCGCAATCCGTCATGCGTTACGATGCTGATCCTTTGTCTGGTCAAACGGTCACACTAGGGTTCTTCCATGAACTCTTGCATGCAACGAAGCTTGTCAACGCACTTGCCTCCATCTATCAGCATCCACGTCACTTACCACTCTTATTGCTTGCGGGTGGCGATGATGCGGTGGCGTTCGACGGTAAAGGCATCCATCACCTGTTTGATATGTATAATCGTGTCCGCGTCGATGCTGTACAGCTGACGATTTACCGCGGGTTACGCCACGAACTCTTTCATGAGTTTGAACGAATCCGCGTTTTTGCCGATATCGCGAGCTGGTTGAATAAACAAGTCAATCCGGCAACTGCACGATCGTCTTCCCACTCTTCTTAA
- a CDS encoding formate--tetrahydrofolate ligase translates to MEKTIRSDLEIAQQTVLRPIREIADRIGLQEEDFDTYGKYKAKLTDGLLNRLATKSDGKLILVTAINPTAAGEGKSTVTVGLGQALHRAKHKTMICLREPSLGPTMGLKGGACGGGYSQVLPMEEINLHFTGDMHAITSAHNTISALLDNHLHQGNILGIDPRRIVWKRVLDLNDRALRQVMIGLGGPAHGVPRQDGFDITVASEIMAVLCLADSITDLEQRLSRIVVAYTYDQQPVTVKDIQAAGAATLLLKDAFRPNLVQTVEGTPALIHGGPFANIAHGCNSLIATQTALKLSDYVVTEAGFGADLGAEKFFNIKSRIGGLHPDAVVIVATVRALKMHGGVDKTQLSEENLSALTDGLALLEKHVETMNLFGVPAVVALNRFFTDTEAERSMILTWCQERNIRVAESEVFSKGGAGGEALVTEVMQALEEPSQFQPLYPDALPLRQKIERIAKRVYGAADVHFEAKALRELERCTEMGLNALPICMAKTPFSLTDDPARYGRVEDFTITVREIRPSIGAGFIVALTGNVLTMPGLPAVPAAFHMGVSEDGQVFGLS, encoded by the coding sequence ATGGAAAAGACCATTCGTTCGGACTTAGAAATCGCACAACAAACCGTCTTACGCCCGATTCGAGAAATTGCGGACCGGATTGGTTTGCAAGAAGAGGATTTTGATACGTATGGAAAATATAAAGCGAAGTTGACAGACGGTCTGTTGAACCGATTGGCAACAAAATCGGATGGCAAACTGATTCTTGTCACTGCCATCAATCCGACGGCTGCCGGTGAAGGGAAATCAACCGTAACTGTCGGACTCGGGCAGGCGTTACACCGGGCGAAACATAAGACGATGATCTGTTTGCGCGAACCCTCACTCGGTCCGACGATGGGCTTAAAAGGTGGCGCGTGTGGTGGTGGCTATAGCCAAGTTCTGCCGATGGAAGAGATCAATCTGCATTTCACAGGTGATATGCATGCGATCACGTCCGCTCATAATACGATCAGTGCCTTGCTCGATAATCACCTGCATCAAGGGAACATTCTTGGTATTGATCCACGCCGTATCGTCTGGAAACGCGTTCTTGATTTGAACGACCGTGCTTTGCGCCAAGTCATGATTGGTCTCGGCGGTCCTGCGCATGGCGTGCCGCGTCAAGATGGCTTCGATATCACGGTCGCTTCTGAGATCATGGCCGTCCTGTGCCTTGCTGACTCCATCACGGATCTCGAACAACGGCTGAGCCGCATCGTCGTCGCCTATACGTACGATCAACAACCGGTAACAGTCAAAGACATTCAGGCGGCAGGAGCTGCGACATTACTCCTAAAAGATGCGTTTCGACCAAACCTCGTCCAAACCGTCGAAGGAACACCAGCGCTCATTCATGGTGGTCCGTTCGCAAATATCGCTCATGGTTGTAACTCTTTGATTGCAACACAAACTGCGCTGAAACTGAGTGATTACGTCGTCACAGAAGCTGGATTCGGAGCTGATTTAGGCGCCGAAAAATTCTTCAATATCAAGTCACGGATCGGTGGTCTCCACCCGGATGCCGTTGTGATCGTCGCTACGGTTCGCGCTTTAAAAATGCATGGTGGAGTAGACAAAACGCAACTCAGTGAAGAAAATCTGTCTGCCTTAACGGATGGCCTTGCGTTACTTGAAAAACACGTCGAGACGATGAACTTGTTCGGCGTCCCTGCCGTCGTTGCTTTGAACCGTTTCTTCACCGATACGGAAGCCGAACGGAGCATGATCTTGACATGGTGTCAGGAACGCAACATTCGTGTAGCAGAAAGTGAAGTCTTTAGTAAAGGTGGTGCGGGTGGTGAAGCGCTCGTCACCGAAGTCATGCAAGCACTTGAGGAACCGAGCCAGTTCCAACCACTCTATCCTGATGCTTTACCACTCCGTCAAAAAATTGAACGGATTGCGAAACGGGTCTATGGAGCAGCCGATGTTCACTTTGAAGCTAAAGCGCTACGTGAACTCGAACGGTGTACAGAGATGGGATTGAATGCTTTACCGATTTGTATGGCAAAAACGCCATTTTCGTTAACCGATGATCCTGCTCGGTACGGTCGAGTCGAAGACTTTACGATTACGGTTCGTGAAATTCGACCATCGATTGGTGCAGGATTCATCGTTGCACTGACTGGGAATGTATTAACGATGCCCGGATTACCTGCAGTACCTGCTGCCTTCCACATGGGCGTCTCAGAAGACGGACAGGTATTCGGACTTTCTTGA
- a CDS encoding carbohydrate ABC transporter permease, which yields MTSGQKKWKRGLDFWLFVGPVFLVFAVIVLVPFFNGVMYSFTDWNGVTGELNWIGFDNYVRLFTSDEQFQQSFWLTTKYTVVAVILTNVVGFILAFLLTQNIRTRNFLRTIFFMPNLIGGLILGFVWQFIYVKGFASIGELTGWSIFELPWLGDARTGFWGIVIVSIWQGGGYIMVIYIAALQNVPQELIEAAKIDGANRLSTLRNITLPLIMPSVTICLFLTISWSFKLFDTNLSLTNGGPFKSTEMLALNIYKESFTNNNLGLGSAKAIIFFVVVAAITVTQVYLTKKREVEA from the coding sequence ATGACATCTGGACAAAAGAAGTGGAAACGCGGTCTTGATTTTTGGCTCTTCGTCGGACCGGTCTTTCTTGTATTCGCAGTGATCGTGCTTGTACCGTTTTTCAATGGCGTCATGTATTCGTTCACGGACTGGAACGGTGTTACCGGAGAATTAAATTGGATCGGCTTTGATAACTATGTCCGTCTCTTTACGAGTGACGAGCAGTTCCAGCAGTCATTTTGGCTGACGACGAAATATACGGTCGTTGCCGTCATCTTAACGAATGTCGTCGGTTTCATCTTGGCATTCTTATTAACACAAAATATTCGCACACGTAATTTCTTACGAACGATTTTCTTTATGCCAAACTTAATCGGTGGGTTGATTCTCGGATTCGTTTGGCAGTTCATCTACGTTAAAGGATTCGCATCGATTGGTGAATTGACAGGGTGGAGTATATTTGAACTTCCATGGTTAGGAGATGCACGGACCGGATTCTGGGGGATCGTCATCGTTTCGATTTGGCAAGGTGGCGGTTACATTATGGTCATCTACATCGCGGCTCTACAAAATGTTCCGCAAGAGCTGATTGAAGCAGCAAAAATCGACGGTGCAAATCGTCTGTCGACGTTACGAAACATTACGTTGCCGTTGATCATGCCGTCGGTCACGATCTGTTTGTTCTTGACGATTTCATGGTCCTTCAAGTTATTCGATACGAACTTATCCCTAACGAATGGCGGACCATTCAAATCGACCGAGATGCTTGCCCTAAATATTTACAAAGAATCGTTTACGAACAATAATCTCGGACTCGGATCAGCGAAAGCAATCATCTTCTTCGTCGTTGTAGCGGCGATTACAGTCACTCAAGTCTATCTGACGAAAAAACGGGAGGTGGAAGCATGA
- a CDS encoding carbohydrate ABC transporter permease: MSTAQPLPTPQEEKPKRSKKTRGRYSLRLGTVELAALLMGLLYMIPFYYVVSNSFKTQGDIFTNTTGLPKEWMTSNYSEAWEAMNFGKVFLNSVIITVGANAVIIIFCSMAAWKLVRTKTRLSTIIFFLFVAAMIIPFQSIMIPLSKLSGDLGLQNSYWGLILMYLGFGSGLSIFLYHGFMKSIPEEIEEAAIIDGCSQWGVFWRIVFPLLKPITVTIIILNTLWIWNDFLLPSLMLRDVDLRTIPLATFYFFGQYTKQWDLALAGLVLGIIPLLLFFFALQKQIIQGITSGSIK; encoded by the coding sequence ATGAGTACGGCACAACCGTTACCCACTCCGCAAGAGGAGAAACCGAAGCGCTCTAAAAAGACGAGAGGTCGTTATTCTCTCCGTCTGGGGACAGTCGAACTGGCGGCCTTACTGATGGGTCTTCTGTATATGATTCCGTTTTATTACGTCGTCTCGAATTCATTTAAGACGCAGGGCGATATTTTTACGAACACAACGGGTCTACCGAAAGAATGGATGACGTCCAACTATTCAGAAGCATGGGAAGCCATGAACTTCGGAAAAGTTTTCTTAAACTCAGTCATCATTACAGTCGGCGCTAACGCGGTCATCATCATCTTTTGTTCGATGGCAGCCTGGAAACTCGTCCGGACGAAAACACGCTTGTCGACGATCATCTTCTTCTTATTCGTTGCGGCGATGATTATTCCATTCCAATCAATCATGATTCCCTTATCGAAACTGTCTGGTGATCTCGGATTGCAGAACAGTTATTGGGGATTGATTCTGATGTATCTTGGTTTTGGGTCTGGATTATCGATTTTCTTATACCATGGATTCATGAAGTCGATTCCTGAAGAAATTGAGGAAGCGGCCATCATTGACGGTTGTTCGCAATGGGGTGTGTTCTGGCGCATCGTTTTCCCACTACTCAAGCCCATTACGGTGACGATTATCATCTTGAACACGCTTTGGATTTGGAACGATTTCCTATTACCATCGCTCATGTTACGAGACGTCGATTTACGGACGATTCCACTCGCGACGTTCTATTTCTTTGGTCAGTATACGAAGCAGTGGGACTTAGCACTTGCCGGACTCGTACTTGGGATCATTCCGTTATTGTTGTTCTTCTTTGCCCTGCAAAAACAGATTATTCAAGGAATTACGAGTGGATCAATCAAATAA